The proteins below are encoded in one region of Nilaparvata lugens isolate BPH chromosome X, ASM1435652v1, whole genome shotgun sequence:
- the LOC120354580 gene encoding uncharacterized protein LOC120354580: MESTREQYILPDTPPQQEPSFPSYWAAQAARKKKIPSTSGAPPAASEPEESPLKRRGVFVERGMSGDELIIPDTPPPSHLGWAPKRVPLTTITTNRQQGKRKLQFLEEEEETNFVPSQKRMSENTSMAPLLEEAAARDDDEDFIALINNPSPKPWMPLRELAEDVPHAIISVREETNHHGRRIILKINIASTKKISEVYLPQRFSSIISPAKVVKFNSNCKNLGIVVKHITATWSDIKIVKM; this comes from the exons ATGGAGTCCACACGTGAGCAGTACATCCTTCCGGATACACCTCCTCAACAAGAACCATCATTCCCATCTTACTGGGCAGCGCAAGCTGCGCGGAAGAAGAAGATTCCTTCTACCAGTGGTGCTCCCCCTGCTGCATCCGAGCCCGAGGAGTCGCCCCTGAAGAGACGTGGAGTCTTCGTGGAGAGAGGGATGAGCGGCGATGAGCTCATTATACCAGACACACCACCACCATCTCATCTAGGATGGGCACCGAAGCGAGTGCCGCTAACAACAATTACCACCAACAGACAGCAGGGGAAGAGAAAACTGCAATTTctcgaggaggaggaagaaaccAACTTCGTACCCTCACag AAACGTATGTCTGAGAACACCTCCATGGCTCCGCTACTGGAGGAGGCAGCCGCgcgggatgatgatgaggactTCATCGCACTCATCAATAACCCATCACCAAAACCGTGGATGCCTCTCCGCGAGCTGGCGGAGGATGTTCCACATGCTATAATCTCAGTGCGGGAGGAAACGAACCATCATGGTAgaagaattattttgaaaattaatattgcaTCTAcgaagaaaatctctgaggtatacctgcctcagagattttcttcaataatttcacctGCTAAAGTTGTTAAATTTAATTCTAActgtaaaaatttaggaataGTAGTGAAGCATATAACCGCTACATGGAGCGATATTAAGATTGTTAAAATGTAA